GTGCCATGATAACGAGGGATCGCAGGCCGGTTTATTTTCCGATTTCGAGGGTTTTCATCGCCATCTGACGGGCGTTTTTCACGACCGAAAGATTCGCCTCATACGCGCGGGATGCGGTGATCAGATCGACCATTTCAAAGGCGAGATTCACGTTGGGCATCTGCACCATGCCATCCGCACCGGCATCCGGATGCTGGGGATCGTAGATGCGCTGGCCCGGGGTCTTGTCGGTGGTGATCTGGGCCACTTTCACCGACTGGAGGGACTGACCCGCCGCCTGCTGCTGGCGCATGAGCTGGGTTTCAAAGGAGACTACACGCCTCTGGTAAGCACGACCATCGGGACCACGGGTCGTCTGGGTGTTGGCGATATTCTGCGCGACAATATCAAGGCGGGTCTTCTGGGCGTTGAGCGCGCCGGTGGTGATATCGATTCCGGAGATAAGATTCATGATCGCAGGAGTTGAATTTCAGGATGAATAACGGGATCAGCCGGCACGACCGGTGATTGCGAGGCGCAGCTGCTTGATGTTTCGGCTGATGACCTCAGAGAGAAAATCATGCTCCACCATGTTGCGGTTCATCTGGAGCAGCTCGCTGTCGATCTGAACGCTGTTGCCGTC
This portion of the Rariglobus hedericola genome encodes:
- the flgC gene encoding flagellar basal body rod protein FlgC, whose amino-acid sequence is MNLISGIDITTGALNAQKTRLDIVAQNIANTQTTRGPDGRAYQRRVVSFETQLMRQQQAAGQSLQSVKVAQITTDKTPGQRIYDPQHPDAGADGMVQMPNVNLAFEMVDLITASRAYEANLSVVKNARQMAMKTLEIGK